attcaaataatttattaatgttTAAGTTAAGCTTGTGTAAGCAATCATTAATGAACACAGTTTTTCCCTCCCTTCATTTCATCAAGTCAGCTAAAGGAAATTTGCATGGGAAATTTGATCAGTTttccaaaaacataaaactaaattaaggTGAGAAGAAATATAATCATCAAGTAAAATAAGTGAAAGACATCCAAggaaatataaacataaaataaagctAAAGATTTAGATTATATGAAAATAAGTAAAATCTTGACTGCTTTGCATGGGATTGATTGAACATCTCCTCTGTGGACAAAATTTGAGTTCCACAACAGAGTAGATAACATATCCCCATCAAAAGAATCATACCccaaaaatttacaaattttgtAAAGTTAATAATACTTACTTGAGTTCGAATCTCCCTCCCAGTAATTTATATTAGATTatattaaagtaaaatatcgcttgtataaagaaaataaaaataataatacttaCTTGAGAAGAGCAGTTATTGCATTTTGGACTTCAAATTGGGAAGGAACAGGCCCAAAAACAGAGCTCAGATTAGACCCACTTGctcttttgtcttcttttccaTATGCAAGCTCTAGTTTTCTGCAACTCTCACTTCCACAGAAACAGTATGTAGCAGAACAAGAGGGTTTAACAGTGGCAACATAACTGGATGAAACTGGAAGcttcgaagaagaagaagaagaagaagaagaatgtttgATGTGGATGGTGGGCAGGTCAATATGCATGGTTCCTCCTCCCATGgctgttctttctttcttcaatctGCTGAGGCTCGTCTGAGTTGAAatgcaaaaaagaaaggaattgGCGTTTTTCTCTTGTTAGTGTTGTTTGTTGGTTTTCATATCTACACGTCAAGGATTCAACACCTGATGTTTAGCCAGTCTGTTGTAAACTATTCTGAGAAATCTCATCCTTTCCCAGAGGCCCATGTTGATATATTTTGGGCCGTTGCTTCCTTTCATAtatgtgtgtttttttctttggagtAAAGAATTGTAAGATGGATACATAAAAGATTTTCAATCATTTTAAGGAGTGAATAGCAATGAGTTTGTAGCTTAAATAGTTAAGAATATTTATCTATGCAATTGAGGTCGACTCCCTTCTCTTTAATATCACTcgtatagaaagaaaaataaaataaaaaagcgcCAGTAAACTATCATTGTGACAaaccataaataaaactttAACTTGCCATAAATAGAtatccaaaattgaactttaaTGTGGCTGTAAGATAAGTAACTTAGCGCGGATGCACTCGTTCAAGTATAATTACTAAAGAGGACCCTCTTTGTCACCTAAAGATGGTTTAATCTCAACTATACCCTTTAAATATTAGACAAGTTCAACAccaaacttaaaatttgaagatAATGTAGTAATTACACTCCATTTTCAGTCCTCATTTTGAACAAATATGGACAAACTTTTTATGAAATCTTCCACTTCAAAAGaaatttgtgagttttgacAAAACATAGATAGGTTCTCTGATTGGCCCAATCCGCTTCTATCGAGAAAAACTCTTATGCAATAGGAataacattttttattattctggtcaataacacaatgacataTGGGATAACTTTTCTACGTGTCATCATCTTATTGACCGAGATAGCAAAACAGTTATATCCTCATTACAAGTAAGTTTTTTTGGTCTCGATGACACTAattaaaaagccaaaaaacaataattaaaaaagatctATGGTGGAAATACGACGTCGTTGTTATACGTAATTTGTTCCATCAATGCAAAATTGATGTACATTTCCCATTGCTGCTATTAAGACATGGCGTTTGAGAGTGAATGAAGAGCCGAAGAGGACGCGTTGCGTTGAGAAAGAAAGCAACAAAGAACAGGCTCATAGATTTGTACACCATTCTCTCAGAAACTCCTCCACATCTGGAGTAGCTTtcccattttttcttttttgtgtttctttaATTCCAAGGTACATATTCCTCACtgatttccattttttatccATGTTATATATAAGAGCtatacatacatgtatattaaatATGAAGGAAATGTATAATGTGGGTTTGGTTGGACCAGATGGCTGATGGAAATCCCCAATCGAGGTACGTGAAGCTGACGAGGGAACAAGAAGCGCCAACGGAAGATATCAACCCTGGAGAGCTCAACCAACCCATTCAAATTCCTCAGGTCCTTCTTTCACTTCCTGggcttcgattttttttttttgtgcagAAAATCGCAAATTTGGGTTCATATCTGAGAAAAATGATAATGTTGGATGTTGGTtttctgttgtttttgttttcatgagGATTTCTTCTATCTTGTTGCAAATTAGCTATAATTGATATTCTTAGAAACCTCTACTCTGTTGTTAAATTATAAGTGCAATGCTAATGATATTCCTGACATTGAGGTGACATGCTTTAGTGTGCATTTATCTATGTGATGTACCTCAATCTAATGTTGACATATCACATATTGtccttgttattttttttgttggtgttgATGATTATGTTTAGTATTGGACAGTTAAGTGTTGATAAATGTGCGGAATGTGGGCAACCACTGCCTGAAAGATACCAACCCCCAGCCGATGAAGATTGGACAACTGGGATATTTGGCTGTGCTGAAGATCCTGAGAGTTGTAAGCGTTCATCTGCTGTATCActtttcgttttcttttttctcggGATGGGAGGCGGTTTGAAAGCATAATTTTCTACTTTTGTTGATTAATCAGGCGAAGAAAAACAGGGTTAAATGTGGCCCACTTATGATGATTAATAaggcaaagaaaaacaatgttAAAATGTGACCTAATGATTTGGAAGTTAGACATTTAGATTGTCCAAGTTAAGCAAAATTGTTTTTATATGCAACCAGTTCTCACCTCAGCAGGTCAGAAGGCTTTGTGTATCCAAAGAGGAATAGCATTTTGGAAATTTATGTTACTCTCCTAGTTTTTACATATTGTGTTCCTTGCTGAGACCATAATGTGCCTAGATTTGTTTGGattttctgaagaaaaagagagaagatttTTAGATTTTAGAGTATTAGTTGAGTGAGATAAAATAGATGTCACAACCCTGATGGAATATATTTTATCACACTCTCCTGATAATTCATAATTCCTTGAATTTATTGTGTTTATGTTGCAGGCTGGACTGGACTTTTCTGTCCATGTGTGCTGTTTGGGCGTAATGTTGAAACAATACGAGAAGATATTCCCTGGAACAATGCCTGTGTTTGCCATGCCATGTGTGTTGAAGGAGGAATTGCAGTTGCAGCAGTAACAGGATTCTTTCATGGTCTTGATCCTAAGACTTCGGTTCTCATCTGTGAGACATTGCTATTTGCCTGGTGGATGTGTGCAATCTACACAGGTCTGTTTAGGCAGTCATTGCAAAAGAAGTATCATCTCAAGGTGAATTTCAGTTcttatatttcttgaacttggaattacatgcaaaataaATCAGATCATCTGGAAGAATAGAATGTGAATAAATTTTCTGAAATGTAAAAGGCCTGTGTACATTCACTTTAgataattttatgttttctcctatttatttttgcatttttggtaagttattttgttaaattttttcccCATGATTTTGCATTGTACACAAATGGCTTTTGGTGATAGGCCCTACTTTTAATAAGGTGAAGTTTTTCTTGTctcacatataatatatagctTCTGATGTGAATTTTTGTCATACTATGAAATGTTGATTCATGTGTTTGACTTTCCCGTTCAAGTGTGATGTTCttttgttgtgtgtgtgtaaacCAGATGGTTTGTTTGCTAAATTGCCTTTGCACTATCCTCAGCTGGTAAGCAAATCAATTATCTACATTGTCTGCTATAAAGAGCTTTTAGATACAAGATTGTTTTTTAATCAGTGTTTACTTCGATAATTTTATGTGTTAGTAGCACTGATGCTTCAGAAAGAGCAGActtcatttattttcatatgTATGCTTGAAACTTTATCTTTCTTCAATACTTCCTTCTAAACTTAAGTaggataaaataaataaaaatttatttgttaatcaGTTTCCCAGATAGAATGTGAAATGGATTAATTTGAGCCTTTAAATGTATTTGTTTACTTTTCTGCTATCAATATCTAGATTTAAGTCTCTCTGGTTACTAGCATTGCATGCTGAAAAGATGTATCTAAATCAAAGACCTAAGTGGTCACAGAAAGAAGCCATCAACACATTAGTTATCAAATGGTTTAGATACTCCAATTTTTAGAGCTAATACGGGGGCCCTTGAGACATGATATCAAGCGTTCCTGTTTTCAAAACCTCAAGATTTACAGCTTTAAATTTTTGGTGGAAACTCAgaatattttgtttatgaaaGAGTAGCTTGAGGTTTGTAACAATTGCTTTCAGAAAAAAGTAATTTAGTATTCGCTTTTATTATGGAAAGAAAGCCCTGAAATCTGTTTCCCTTCCTGAAAAAGCTAATGAACTCTTTTCGGATTATTTCATTTGAACATTAACACCTATAGTGTGGGTTCTGACTTAGTGTGCTACTTTTCTGCAGGATTCACCCTGTGATCCATGCCTGGTGCACTGCTGCATGCACTGGTGTGCTTTGTGTCAAGAGCACAGGGAGATGAGGAACCACCTATCTGATAATACTTCCAATACGATGACCCTTGTTGCCCCTCCACCAGTTCAAGAGATGAACTCTGGAGAGAACAAGGATGCTGCTTCGTCTTCGGAGTCTACGGGTCATGAACACAATGATGCTGCTTCGTCTGCAGAGTCTTCTGATCATAAAAACACCAATATGGAGTTGGCCCTGCAGCCTGTGTAGAGGATTAGCATTTTGCTACATACATGAAAAGAATTCTTTCCATACATTTCGAGTCTTTAGAAGATCAACAACCTGTGCAGAAATTTGAAGACCCTCGAACATCATTAGGATGCCAGATCTGTTGCTTTTGAGAAACATCATATAAGTGAGGCTTTGTTATTGTCATCAAGTTGATTCCTTTCTAAGGGTTTAGAAAGGTTCATTCTTTTGAcaccaatttcattgacccaTGGATTTTGCCTTATATTAGTCAAACTAAGAAACTCCTACTTCAAGACGGTCACATCTGTGCAATATTATCAATTTTACTACAAAAATTAAGCTAGAAAAATGTaagaatttttcttattttatattttattttatacaagcgatattaagGGTGTGGAATCACATGCACTTCCTCACAACGTGATTTCCTGATTCAAATGATTCATTTGTTAGTTTTTCCTTCAAAGATCATTTATGTAAACAATcatcaaaattggaaattcattagatatttaatttttattatagtCTTTCAAATGCTTTTAGCCAATTCACTGTGATTATTTTTCCAGTAACAACTAGATGATTATTTATTCTTGATTTGGATTATTTTACCTATGAGTAGTGTTTGACCTGGGtcataaaaaatagatggttcaGATTATgaaactaaaatttcaaataattaaaCCGGACTAAGACCAAcccgaaatattttttttattttttattttttccatctCATCTCTCAAAATCTCTCTgtaaggccatctccaacccatgaggccaaacccaaaatatccCAAATTATAGCCCAAAACCTCTCCCAactcaagaaaataaaggggCCAAACTTTGGGAAAACCCAAACTTGGGGCTAAATAGCAGTCCATCTATTGTttggacccaaaaaaaaatttcagtggAGCCCACCTGCTATTGGCGCAGCCCATGTGCAAGAAATCAAATGGGGGCCCGTACTGCAGTGCTTGTCTGCTGCCTGATGCAGCAACTTGCCACATGTCGCATTTT
Above is a window of Prunus persica cultivar Lovell chromosome G2, Prunus_persica_NCBIv2, whole genome shotgun sequence DNA encoding:
- the LOC18786150 gene encoding cell number regulator 6, whose amino-acid sequence is MADGNPQSRYVKLTREQEAPTEDINPGELNQPIQIPQLSVDKCAECGQPLPERYQPPADEDWTTGIFGCAEDPESCWTGLFCPCVLFGRNVETIREDIPWNNACVCHAMCVEGGIAVAAVTGFFHGLDPKTSVLICETLLFAWWMCAIYTGLFRQSLQKKYHLKDSPCDPCLVHCCMHWCALCQEHREMRNHLSDNTSNTMTLVAPPPVQEMNSGENKDAASSSESTGHEHNDAASSAESSDHKNTNMELALQPV